ACTAGTGAACTCGGGAATTGAGTACTCAAAAGAAGCAAGTGCCTTATATAGTGAGATTGAAGAAGCGATTATTGATGTTTCGAATAGAGTAAAAGTGGTCACAAACTCAGTACAAAAAATTAGTGACGTGAGCACTGGAATTGTTCAAGAAGTAGAAGCTGTTCAGGAAATAGCTATTAATACAACCTCAACAAGTCAGGAATCGGCAAGTGCTTCACAAGAACAATTAGCCATCATGGAAGAAGTGGCGGCATCAGCTCAAACCCTGACTTATCTAGCATCAGAAGTAGATGGAATAGTTGGAACTTTCAAGTTGAAAGGTGCTTAAAATATTGCAGTTATAGTCACAAAAAAAGAGACAACCCTTTACAAATAAAGGAGTGTCTCTTATTTTCTTTAGTTAGTTTCTGTAGTAAACGGTGAAGCCGGCAACCCTTCTTTATTATAAAGGTTTGCTCCGTCGGGGTTGTTTGCCCAGGCGTAACGTACATGTTTTGGCCCGCTAATTTGTTCATGACTAACAACAATCTTATCATCTACTATTGTTGCAGTTGCAGGTAGAAATATGCCGTCTTTCCCACAAATTGTAAACTGCTTTAGGTTACCATTTTTTGCAGCTAGACCGCTTCCGACATGATCAAGTGTAAGCTGAATAGAGTTATCGACACGTTCAATCTCCTGATAGATAGGCCCGCTAAAAACGATGTCTTCTTCGTAAGCTAGCTTTCGGGCACATAATGCAAGACGTTTTCCTACTGTCTTTTTATCCTGTGGATGTAGTTCGTTATATTGCCCAAGATCAATGGTCACAGCCATCGCTGTATTTGGAATTTCCAGAGCCTTTCGTTGTTCTTCACGAAGAATGGCCCAGTTATTTGAAACCTCAGTTTCACCTGGGTCAAAATTCGCCAGTTGAGTATAAATAAAAGGAAACTCATCTATCTGCCAATTATTTCTCCAGTCGTTCACTAACGCATGAAATAACTTAGTGTATCCTTCAGGCTGATTTGTATTTGATTCCCCTTGGTACCAAAGTACGCCTTTCATGGGATAATTTTTTAGTGGGGCGATCATGGCATTGTAAACACCAGATGGCTTGTATTGAAAAAAGGTAGGAGACTCAAGAGTATCCGTCACAACACCAACTTTATATTGCCAAGTACCTTCTAAATTTAGTTCCTGCCCATTGGCCATTAGCTTATAAGGCATATCTTTAATGAATTCACCGGTTGTTTGTGTGCTAATGACACGTACTGTGATAGAATTCTTCCCTGGTTTTAAAATTCCGCTCGGGAGATGGTACCTTCTAGGAGGGTATCTATAACCAGTTGAACCAATCTTTGTCCCATTTACATACGTTTCGTCAGCGTCGACAATTGTACCAAGTGCCAGTTTGGCTTCGCCTTCTAGCATGGAAGCAGGAACTTCAACTTCTTTTCTAAACCAGACCGATCCTCTTATTTGTTCAAGTTCCGTTCCTTTCCATGAATTTGGTATCTCAATAGCTTTCCAATCAGTTGCTTTATGGGAAGTCGAAAACCAACCTGTGTTCTTTAACCCAGGATCGTTTTCATTTAAATATTGATACCAAAGGTCTTGGCGCTTTTGATCGCTCGATTTCGTTGAAGCAATGTATGAGTCATTTTTACTTAGGTCTAATTCTGCTTCATAGCCACCGATTTCCCGTAAAGTTTTCTCGCTGATCCATGCCTCAATTGGTGTACCACCTACAGCTGCCATAATTAAACCTAAGGGAACACCGTTTTTTTCATATATTTCTTTAGCAAAAAAGTATCCAACTGCACTAAACTTCATAATGTCATCGCTAGTAGCTTTCATCCAGACATTGCCGACTAGCTCTTGTTTTGGTTCGTGAAAATCATAGGTTTGAGGAACATTGTATTGACGAATAAATGGCTGATTTACTTCCTTAATTTCATCTAAAAATAAATCAAGTGTCCGACTAACGGGTAATTCCATGTTTGATTGACCACCGAGTACCCATACATCACCAACAAGAATATCATTAATTTCTTTTTTCTCCTCTTCTGATGCAATAACCATATGAAAAGGTCCACCAGGCTCTAGTGGCTCAAGAGTAATTGACCAATCTCCTTTATTATCTGCAGTTGTCTCGTATGACTTTCCTAAAAAAGTAAGGATTACTTTATGTAAATATGTAGTTTTTCCAGTTATGTTAAGTTGTTGATTACGTTGGAGGACCATGCCGTCGCTAATGATGCTAGAAAGTTTCATAAGTTACCTACCTTTCATGCGCTTATTTTGATGTGTTTATCATAGCTAAATATATGGGGAACAGCAAAGTTTTTTTCGACACTTTAAAGATCTATTTTCTATGTAAGGAGATACTTATAGATCAATGTTTGTAATTCCTTTTAAAATTTAGTAAATATATTTTTAATTTAAAACCAAATTAAGATAGTGGAACACTTTTTAATGCAAATGAGTACTTAATTCTCTAGTGAAATGAGGAGTAAAATATGAACCTAAAAAGAAAAAAACACTTGTTACCATATGCTCTTTTACTCATCATTCATTCGGTGCTGCTTTTCTATACGTTTTATAAAAATAAAGATCGGAAAAGATTATTCATTTTACTTGTATCGAATATTGGATTGGCATACTTTTTTGAGTATTTTGTCGTCAATCTTTTTAATGGTTATTCCTACAAGCCAGGTGTATTTAAAAATAATTATATAGATAAGATTATGGGGGCAATATTGTCACAAGCAATCTATGTTCCATTCACAGCTCTTTTCATTACAGCATTTCGTTTAGGTTGGAAGTATAAATTAGTAACAGTTATTTATTTTGGGGTAGTTGAAGCGTTCTATGTTCGTTTAGGAATTTACACTCATATGTGGTGGAGGACAATTTATACAGTTTTCTTGCTACCGATATATTTCTTTATAAGTGACAAATGGTATGAACAATTAAAGAAAGGAAACCCAGCTATACAATTTTTTTCTTTGTATCATTTTATTGTGGTGACTTGTGTCAATGTATTATTTATCAAAGCTGTAAGAAACAAAGTGAAGTTTGGACGTGGCTATTTTCATTCTTGGCGTGAACATTTTATCTTAGTCCCCTTATATTCCATGGTCATAGCTCTATTCTCAGCCTGGCAGTTAAAAGATAGCAAAGGTTACAACATTGGAAAAGTAATGGGGTTTCAATTAATAATTGATAACGTATTGGAAAGAGGTAGTTGGCTGAAGGTAAATGGTGAACATAAACTAAATCATTACTTGTCACAATTAACAATGTCAATTTTATCAATATTTTATCGAGATTTAGTTTATAAAAATAAAGCTAACTCTTGAGTCGATTCCAACTGAACTCGTATAACTATTAAAAACAAAATTTTGCTTTATTACTCCCTATTTTACTGTTATTTACCATGACATACTTTTCTCATGTCGGTAGAAAATATATGTGTATAAACTAAAACAATAAAAAAGGGAGCTTTCTATATGAAAATAAAACATATTGGGTTATTAATAATCGTGTTACTTACCCTAACAGTCGTTGGTTGTAATATGAACGCAGCGCAAGAAAATCGAGCAGTACAGCCTTTAGGAGAGTTTTGGGCTGGAGGAAACCAAACCGTTGATGATTATCGAATAAATGAAGATGAGCAATTGATGGGTCGTGGCCATGTAGACGCACAAATGGACCAATACGGTAGTATTTCAAATGCTAACACGGACATCCCTAGTAATCAGTACCCACATACAAAGGCAGTTCAAATTCAACAAGCAAAATATAAGTTTGTTGTAAGTGGTGGCGTAAATGTTCAGCACGGTAAACAGGGTACATGGCAAAAACCAGGACAAGCAGCAGCACCGGCTCCTACACCGGCACCAGAACAAGCTGCACCAGAAGCGCCAGCTACTCAGGAAACTCCTGAGCCACAACCACAAGCGCCTGTTGAGCAACCAGAGGCGGCAACACCTCAACCAGCTCAACAACAGCCAGCTCAACAACAACCTGCTCAACCGCAACAACCAGCTCAACAACAGCCAGCTCAACCGCAACAACCAGCACAACAACAACCAGCACAACAGCAAGAAGCGGCACCGAAACAAGCTACTGCCGGAATTAGTGATGCTGCTGCAAAAGTAATTGAGCTGACAAATGCTGAGAGAAGAAAAAATGGCTTGCCAGACTATCAAGCGGATGCACAATTAAGTGGTGTAGCAAAAGTGAAATCTGATGACATGCAGCAAAATAACTACTTTTCACATACAAGTCCAACGCACGGTTCTCCGTTTGATATGATTAGGGACCACGGTGTTTCTTACCGAAGTGCTGGTGAGAATATCGCCCAAGGGCAGCGTACTCCTGAACAAGTTGTACAAGCGTGGATGAATAGTGAAGGGCATCGTAAAAATATCATGAGTGCAGACTTTACCCATATCGGAGTTGGCTACAACGAAAATGGACACTACTGGACACAAATGTTTATAAAAAAATAATAATGGATTAAAAGATGATCCTCTGGGTCATCTTTTTATATTACTCGAATAAAATGGTAATGACAGCCAAATATAGATGCACCAGATCCTAACACTAGGCGTCAATTTGGATAAGGAGAGGTTATAAATGAGATTTACTGTGCGATATATTCCGTTACGTAAGATCAAACCTGATCCTTCATTAAAAATGACGAACCATATCAAAAAGTTAAGAAGGTTAATGTGGGATTGCATGAATATTTTAGTCGTTAAAAAAAATAGTGAAGATGGCAGCTATAGCATTTTAACAGGCTTAGATCGTTACGAACACCTCAAAAAAAACGAAAAAAACATCTATGCACCTTGTATTGTAGATGAAAGTAAGTCCTCTATGCTTAAAACATGGTTACATCGTATCCGCAATAAACAGCCACTTGACGATTATCCAATGGTTCCGAAAAGCTGGTCTATTGTTAAGTCATTTATAAAACAGGAGCCTCGTTTTGAAAAATTATCTAGAACTCAGCAGCTGAAAGTACTTATTATAGCAGTTCGCTATAAAAAAACAGTGGTCTCATCAATGAAGAAGAAGGTCGATCAATTGGTGAAAAAATATTAATAAGTTGTAGGAGTATGAATTATAAGTTCTTACTCCTTTTTTGTGGGTAACCCTAAAAAAAATTTGTGGGGGCGTACAATGAGACATATCAGATTAATAGTACTTCTCGCATTCTCTGTTGTGTTGGTTGGTTGTATCCAGGAAGAAGTAAAAGCTAGAGGACAAGGCAAGTTTTGGGATGTGGAACTTACATTTATTTTAGCTAAAGATTATGAAGAAGAGAGTGGTTCGTTGCTATATAAAGGCAATGAAGATGTAAGTAATTTCAGCTATGAAATTACTTATCCACCAGAATTAGGTAGAGGTTCTTCTGGAACAAGAAACGAGATTGATCCTGGAACAAAGTATTTTCTTCTAGGGAAATCCTCATCAAATAGAGGTAGTAATAAAGAGGTTATGCAAAACGCAATTAAAAAAATGAAAGTAGAAATAAGGTGGGAAACGGTTGGAGGAGACAGCTATGAGGAGATTATTACGATAGATCGTTAAAACGGGGGGAGTCTAGTATGAACGCTTACGATATGTTCAACGTGATATTGAATTCTAACCAAGCCATTGTGTTAGCTACAATTATAAAAGTTGAAGGTTCCTCCTACCGAAAAGAAGGGGCAATGTTACTTTGTATGGAAGATGGATCACACGTAGGGTTAATTAGTGGTGGTTGTTTGGAACGTGATTTAGTTGAGAAAGCGAAAATCGTTTTCTTAGATGGAATTTCACGTACCGTTACTTATAATTTAGCTGATGAGGATGATTTGTCTTGGGGACAAGGAAGTGGTTGTAACGGTGTGATAACAGTACTCTTAGAATTAGTTGATATGAACTATAAAGCTCATCTGAAGAGAGTTCAACAACTTCTTAGTGAAGGGATATCTGTCCAACATACAAAGTATCTAACTGAGAATGGAACTGTAGTAAAGTACGGTTTTAGCACGGGAACAGAATCTGTTGAGTGCCTTGAGGATGTAGAAAACACTTCATTTATTTTTCAGCAGGTGTTTCGGCCTAAACCACGTTTAATTATTTTTGGAGCGGGCATTGATGCTAGGCCCCTGGGTCAGTTTGCTTATCAGAGTGGATTTGAGACGATTATTACGGATTGGCGACCGGCCTTCTGTCAAAAAGAGTTCTTTCCTGGTGCAACCCAAACCATAGTTGCATACCCAAACGAATTTACTAAAGATTTTGTATATAGAAGAGATGATATTGTCGTGATAATGACTCACAATTTTCGTCGGGATGAAGAGATCTTAGCAAAATTGCTGAAGGAAGAATTGCTGTACATTGGTATATTAGGTCCTCGGCAACGAACGTTACGATTGTTAAAAAATCAAGACGATATAGAAAGGATCCATTCGCCAGTAGGGTTACCAATTGGTGCTGTTGGCCCTGAAGAAATAGCGATAAGTATAATGGCAGAAATAATTAAGGTTGTGCGTAAGGGGGAAGAGGATGATAATTGGTATTTATCTAGCAGCAGGTAAAAGTAGCAGGATGGGTTCTGATAAACTTGCTCTTCCCTTTGGAAGTGGGTCATTAGGAAGTGCTGCATTACATACAGCGCTTCAATCAAACCTAGACAAAGTCATCTTAGTAACAAAAGATGTAGGTCAGCTTCAGTGGGTACATAGTACCGTTTGGGTAAATGAAAAATTGGTACACATCAAGTGTGAAAAAGCAGAAGAGGGGCAAGCAGAGTCAATTAAATGCGGATTAAAAGTAGCACAACTATACAAGGCTACGTCAGTGATCATCTTGCTGGCAGATCAACCACTTATTGAAAAAGAGCAGATAGATTATTTGATCTTTTTAGCAAAGCGGAATAGTCCTAGCTATATTGCTTGTAGTTTTAACGAAATCGCTCGACCCCCAGTGTTATTTCATTCGAAATTATTCTCTAAAATCGCTCAATTACAAGGTGATCAAGGAGCTCGAAAGATCATTCGTGAAGATCCTAGTGGGCTGAAGATAGAGTATCAAAACGAGAGGCAGTTTCTTGATGTCGATACGTCTAGTGATTATGAAAAAATAAAGAAAATTATTCAGTTAAGGTAATTTTCTTTTTTTGCCAGTTGCAAACCGTTTGCTTGTTACGTTTCTTTTCAGTAGAATAGGGTAGAATCTGAACTAATCGCTATGTTTTTGAAAAGAGGGTAAGTAATGAGCAAACCATCCATTTATGGATTTACAATAGAACAATTAGCAGCATGGCTAATTGAACAAGGACAGAAGAAGTCACGGGCATTACAAGTATGGGACTGGCTTTACCGTAAGCGAGTTACAGAGTTTCAGGAAATGGTGGATATTCCTGAAGAATGTATTCAGTTACTAGCTGATCATTTTTCCATCTACACAATGGAAGAACATATAAAGCAACAAGCCACAGACGGTACGATAAAATTCTTGTTTAAACTCCAGGACGGCAACTTAATTGAGACAGTTTTGATGAGACAACGCTACGGATTATCGGTTTGTGTAACAACACAAGTAGGCTGTAATATTGGTTGTAGTTTTTGTGCAAGTGGTTTACTTACGAAAACTCGTGACTTATCGAGTGGTGAGATTGTTGAACAGGTTATGAAGGTACAACACCACCTAGATGAATTTGAACAGGGGAAAACAGTAACTCATGTGGTAGTAATGGGTATTGGTGAGCCATTTGATAACTTCGATAACATGGTCGATTTTATTGATATTATTAAAGATCAAAAAGGCTTAGAGTTGGCACCGAAGAACATTACCGTTTCAACGAGTGGGCTGTCAGAAAAAATCTATCAGTTTGCGGATTTAAATCTGCAAGTTCATCTGGCAATTTCTCTACACGCACCTAATAATGAATTACGGACGAAGATTATGAAAATTAATCGTGCAATTCCATTAGAAAAACTAATGGCAGCCATGGACTATTATATAGAAAAAACAAATCGCCGTGTCATGCTAGAATACATTTTATTGCGTGGGGTAAATGATCAAGAAGAACAGGCTCTCGAACTAGCCGAATTACTTGGCGATCGTGGCAAAAAAGTATCTGTTAACTTAATCCCATATAATCCTGTTAATGAGCATGATCAATATCAACGAAGCGAGCCTGATGACGTGTTTGCCTTTTACACAGTACTTAGAGACAAAGGCATTAGTGCAAGCATCCGTAAAGAACATGGCACTGAGATTGATGCAGCATGTGGGCAACTACGAAGTAAACAAATTAATAAAACGAAGGCCAAATCTTAATGGTTTGGTCTTTTGTCTATTCTAAAAGAAGATTAAAAAAGTAGAAAAGTAATCAAAAAAAATAGTGTTTAATTTTATTTGTTGTCATATATCTCCTATAGAGGGTATAGATGACGGTTAAAAGTACCCAGACACTTTAACGAAATGGGTGAGGGAAATTGGTAAATGTTGTTTACTATGCAAAAGGTGATATTTTATTAAGTCAGTTATTAAATGAAGTACCATTGGAAGGACAAGGAATAAAGATTAAGGGGAAAAAAGGGGAAGTTCTACGTGTAGAGAAAATTAATGAAAAAAAATACCACGTACAAGTAGAATTTTTGAAAGAAGATAAAAATAAAAAGAAGTAAACCCAAAAGTAAGAAAAAGGCATGGAGGATCAACATCTCCATGCCTTTGAATAAAGTAGCAAGGTACTTAATTATTAGTATAGATCTTTACTAAGTTTTTAATAGGATGCTAGTTTAGTGGAATAACTATTTGTGACCCTATAGTTAATTCATACGGGTCTTCATTTGGGTTTGCTTCTAGTAAGTCATTAACACTTACACCATCATAAGCATTTGCAATATTATAGAAAGTGTTACCTGGTTGAATTGTATGATACAAGTAATCTTCACCTAATACGCTATCATAATTAACGATAACGATCTCTGACCCAATCTCTAAATGATAAGGGTCAATTTCAGGATTTAATCTAACTAAATCGTTTACAGTTACACCATCATAAGCAGCAGCGATCTCTGCTAGTGTATTCCCTGGTTGGATAACGTGTGTCACCACGTTTTCTGTCGGAACTGTGATTTCCGCTCCAGTTGGAATAGCATACGCATTATACTCATTTGCTTCCATTAAATCTTCTGTCGTCACATCATCATACTTTTGCGCTATTCCCCAATAAGTGTCTCCAGACTTTACTGTTACTGTTTCGTGTGCTGATACTCCGATAGCCCCAAATACTAAACTCACTCCTAAAATAGGGGCAATTATTCTTGTGGCTTTCTTCATGTATAACTCCTCCTTTAAGTAACTCTATTTATTACATACCTTTTTAAAAATATTTTAAACATGTATTGCTAAATAGTTGCACTGTGACCTGGTTCGAAAATAAAGTTTATATCCTCTAAGTAACTATATGGGCAACAATAGGGGGAAACTAAATGTTATCTCTAAGTAAGGTAAGGAGGTAATTTCTTATGCGACCGCAAATTATCCTTGGCATTGCCATCGTATTTTTTCTTTTCGTTCCACTAGGTGGGTTTGCAAATATTTTTCCGCTATTTGTCATTGGCTTAATTGTGTCAGGAATTGGATTTATCCTATATGCAATTTTCGTCAGAGAAAGAGAAGATCAATACAAATGGGTTTACTGGCTCCATCGTAGTGTGGTCTTTGGAATAGGGTGTCTGGCTTTCGTTGCTGGTACTTATAACTCCCTTGACCTACCTGCGTATTTTAAGAAGGAGTATGACACCATTCAAGGAATTCCCACAGAAATCATTTATTATGAACCAAGTAGGGGAGAGATTACAGGAACCTTTTCTATTACCATAGATGGCGAAATCTTTAGCATTGATCGACGCCTCGGGCAAGGTGTTGAGGATCTGGAAAATCGGATGTTTACGATCCGTTATTTACCTAGGTCAAAGTGGATCATAGATTATGAAATGAAATAAACAGGTGTAATAAGCTACACCTGTTTTACTTTCTACTTTTTAATTTCCCCTTCAAGAGCTGCAGCTGCTGCATTAATTGCTGATACTCTTCAAATTCAATACCACAGGTTAATACTTCTTCAGCAACTTTTTGATGAATGAGCGGCTTCTCTTCAA
The Anaerobacillus alkaliphilus DNA segment above includes these coding regions:
- a CDS encoding LysM peptidoglycan-binding domain-containing protein translates to MKKATRIIAPILGVSLVFGAIGVSAHETVTVKSGDTYWGIAQKYDDVTTEDLMEANEYNAYAIPTGAEITVPTENVVTHVIQPGNTLAEIAAAYDGVTVNDLVRLNPEIDPYHLEIGSEIVIVNYDSVLGEDYLYHTIQPGNTFYNIANAYDGVSVNDLLEANPNEDPYELTIGSQIVIPLN
- the rlmN gene encoding 23S rRNA (adenine(2503)-C(2))-methyltransferase RlmN, encoding MSKPSIYGFTIEQLAAWLIEQGQKKSRALQVWDWLYRKRVTEFQEMVDIPEECIQLLADHFSIYTMEEHIKQQATDGTIKFLFKLQDGNLIETVLMRQRYGLSVCVTTQVGCNIGCSFCASGLLTKTRDLSSGEIVEQVMKVQHHLDEFEQGKTVTHVVVMGIGEPFDNFDNMVDFIDIIKDQKGLELAPKNITVSTSGLSEKIYQFADLNLQVHLAISLHAPNNELRTKIMKINRAIPLEKLMAAMDYYIEKTNRRVMLEYILLRGVNDQEEQALELAELLGDRGKKVSVNLIPYNPVNEHDQYQRSEPDDVFAFYTVLRDKGISASIRKEHGTEIDAACGQLRSKQINKTKAKS
- a CDS encoding NTP transferase domain-containing protein; the encoded protein is MIIGIYLAAGKSSRMGSDKLALPFGSGSLGSAALHTALQSNLDKVILVTKDVGQLQWVHSTVWVNEKLVHIKCEKAEEGQAESIKCGLKVAQLYKATSVIILLADQPLIEKEQIDYLIFLAKRNSPSYIACSFNEIARPPVLFHSKLFSKIAQLQGDQGARKIIREDPSGLKIEYQNERQFLDVDTSSDYEKIKKIIQLR
- a CDS encoding CAP domain-containing protein — its product is MKIKHIGLLIIVLLTLTVVGCNMNAAQENRAVQPLGEFWAGGNQTVDDYRINEDEQLMGRGHVDAQMDQYGSISNANTDIPSNQYPHTKAVQIQQAKYKFVVSGGVNVQHGKQGTWQKPGQAAAPAPTPAPEQAAPEAPATQETPEPQPQAPVEQPEAATPQPAQQQPAQQQPAQPQQPAQQQPAQPQQPAQQQPAQQQEAAPKQATAGISDAAAKVIELTNAERRKNGLPDYQADAQLSGVAKVKSDDMQQNNYFSHTSPTHGSPFDMIRDHGVSYRSAGENIAQGQRTPEQVVQAWMNSEGHRKNIMSADFTHIGVGYNENGHYWTQMFIKK
- a CDS encoding sialate O-acetylesterase — translated: MKLSSIISDGMVLQRNQQLNITGKTTYLHKVILTFLGKSYETTADNKGDWSITLEPLEPGGPFHMVIASEEEKKEINDILVGDVWVLGGQSNMELPVSRTLDLFLDEIKEVNQPFIRQYNVPQTYDFHEPKQELVGNVWMKATSDDIMKFSAVGYFFAKEIYEKNGVPLGLIMAAVGGTPIEAWISEKTLREIGGYEAELDLSKNDSYIASTKSSDQKRQDLWYQYLNENDPGLKNTGWFSTSHKATDWKAIEIPNSWKGTELEQIRGSVWFRKEVEVPASMLEGEAKLALGTIVDADETYVNGTKIGSTGYRYPPRRYHLPSGILKPGKNSITVRVISTQTTGEFIKDMPYKLMANGQELNLEGTWQYKVGVVTDTLESPTFFQYKPSGVYNAMIAPLKNYPMKGVLWYQGESNTNQPEGYTKLFHALVNDWRNNWQIDEFPFIYTQLANFDPGETEVSNNWAILREEQRKALEIPNTAMAVTIDLGQYNELHPQDKKTVGKRLALCARKLAYEEDIVFSGPIYQEIERVDNSIQLTLDHVGSGLAAKNGNLKQFTICGKDGIFLPATATIVDDKIVVSHEQISGPKHVRYAWANNPDGANLYNKEGLPASPFTTETN
- a CDS encoding XdhC family protein, with protein sequence MNAYDMFNVILNSNQAIVLATIIKVEGSSYRKEGAMLLCMEDGSHVGLISGGCLERDLVEKAKIVFLDGISRTVTYNLADEDDLSWGQGSGCNGVITVLLELVDMNYKAHLKRVQQLLSEGISVQHTKYLTENGTVVKYGFSTGTESVECLEDVENTSFIFQQVFRPKPRLIIFGAGIDARPLGQFAYQSGFETIITDWRPAFCQKEFFPGATQTIVAYPNEFTKDFVYRRDDIVVIMTHNFRRDEEILAKLLKEELLYIGILGPRQRTLRLLKNQDDIERIHSPVGLPIGAVGPEEIAISIMAEIIKVVRKGEEDDNWYLSSSR